The nucleotide sequence GCTCGGCCGCCGGTGACGCTCAGGGAGGCCCTTGCGGCGGCTTACTCTACCAATCCAACGTTGCTGGCGGAACGGGCGAAGCTGCGTTCGACTGATGAAAACGTGCCTGCCGCCCTGTCTGGCTGGCGGCCTACGGTAACTGTCTCGGCAGGCCCCGGATATGGGTTCGGTCAGCTTGCTTTCGGCTCGTTTGGCAACAATGCACTAGAGCAGCCGCGCAGGCAGGAACGCCCCTATTATTCGGTTCAGGGCAATTTCAGCCAACCGATCTATCAGGGCGGCAAGGTCACGGCCCGCACCCATCAGGCTGAGGACTCGGTCATGGCTGAACGGGCGAGACTGATCGATACCGAACAGACAGTGTTCATCAATACTGTTAATGCTTTTACGTCCGTTGTGCAGCAGCAGCAATTGGTTGCGATCAACGTCAACAATGAATCGGTTCTGGCCCGTCAGTTGCAGGCCACCAATGATCGTTTCAGGGTTGGCGAAATTACTCGTACCGATGTGGCGCAGGCCGAGGCAGCGCTGGCTCAGGCTCGTGCTCTCCGCCAGACGTCGGAAGGGAATCTACAAACTGCCCGGGCTACCTATCGTCAGCAGGTGGGTGCCTTGCCGCAGGCTCTGGACGCACCTCAACCGTTGAAGCTGCCTGCTAACGATCAGGATGCTGCCACCAAACTTGCTGCCGTCAATAATCCTAAAGTCGTGGCCGCACTGTATGATAATGCGACTGCCAAGGACAATATCGACGTCCAGTATGCCGCCTTGATGCCAACATTGGCTTTGCAGACTAGCGGATACCAGCTTGTTGGAACGTCTCAGAAAGGTTTCGAAAACACAGGCGGCACTGTTGTACTACAGGCGCAGATTCCGATCTATCAAGGGGGAGCGGAGTATGCCGCAATTCGTCAGGCAAGGCAGGCAGAGCAGCAATCCCGCAAGCAGGTCGATGATGCGCGTCGCACAGCCGTGCAGCAGGCTACTTCCGCCTGGCAGACCCTGATTGCGGCCCGTGCAGCGATTCAGAGCCAGCATGCACAGGTTCGTGCCAATGAGATCGCGGTGGAAGGTGTCGAACGGGAAGCGCTGGTTGGCAGCCGCACCACTTATGACGTCCTGCTGCAACAGCAGAACCTGCTGCAATCCAGAACCAATCTGGTGAACAGCCTCGCCTCGCTGATCAATGCATCCTACGGCGTGGCGCAGGCGGTCGGGCAGCTGAATGCCAGAGATCTCAATCTCCCTGTGCCACTGTATGATGAGACGGCCTATTACAGGGCCGTCAGAAATCGCTGGTTTGGTGCGGGTGATGAGGCGGTTAATCAGCCCGGTCGGTAAAACTGCGGCAGTTTCTCTGTCATCATATCCGGCGGGCGGAAGGGCAATGGATCATGCCGTTCCGCCCGATCTATATGGAGGGCTGATGACCATTCTCCTGTCATGATGGCCGGGGCCCTCTGCTGAGCACGTGGACCGGTTTCCCAGCCTGATTTCATCGTGTATGAACGCGTCATGCTGAGCAAGAATTTCGATCATGCTGCCAATGAGCAGCGTATTTATGCGGGCTGGGAACATGGGGGCGCTTTTGCCGCCAATCCCGAGTCATCGGCCACACCTTTTA is from Granulibacter bethesdensis and encodes:
- a CDS encoding TolC family outer membrane protein: MTLRSALMLGVVVFEGLAAVAGSAHARPPVTLREALAAAYSTNPTLLAERAKLRSTDENVPAALSGWRPTVTVSAGPGYGFGQLAFGSFGNNALEQPRRQERPYYSVQGNFSQPIYQGGKVTARTHQAEDSVMAERARLIDTEQTVFINTVNAFTSVVQQQQLVAINVNNESVLARQLQATNDRFRVGEITRTDVAQAEAALAQARALRQTSEGNLQTARATYRQQVGALPQALDAPQPLKLPANDQDAATKLAAVNNPKVVAALYDNATAKDNIDVQYAALMPTLALQTSGYQLVGTSQKGFENTGGTVVLQAQIPIYQGGAEYAAIRQARQAEQQSRKQVDDARRTAVQQATSAWQTLIAARAAIQSQHAQVRANEIAVEGVEREALVGSRTTYDVLLQQQNLLQSRTNLVNSLASLINASYGVAQAVGQLNARDLNLPVPLYDETAYYRAVRNRWFGAGDEAVNQPGR